A single genomic interval of Oryza sativa Japonica Group chromosome 7, ASM3414082v1 harbors:
- the LOC112936145 gene encoding B3 domain-containing protein Os07g0183300/Os07g0183600, with product MSLIPVARDQAIQPQAPADPGPSSPQVQTTLVSFVKPLTCTDAVKNRYRFIVPKRETAMGVLPQLQLNEHVPLYIKDMHGKEWVINYTWKEYTHMLSSGWIKFANANRLVTGDNVVFMRSMDSGERYMGLRRTLKPEPVSVDEVIEAVWRAARLEPFEVTYLSRQDGDEFVVPCGIVHNALRAKFTPGMVVNFVWAVEEDRLPNVGPQGKVIAIENYATSIWRMIQVSLFSHYLPHDEDDGQVPTMRQRLETLFPDNI from the exons ATGTCCCTCATCCCAGTCGCCAGAGACCAAGCCATCCAGCCTCAGGCGCCCGCTGATCCAGGTCCAAGCTCCCCTCAAGTGCAGACTACTCTTGTTTCATTTGTGAAGCCTCTCACGTGCACCGATGCTGTCAAGAATCGGTATCGGTTCATAGTGCCCAAGAGAGAGACCGCCATGGGTGTTCTACCCCAGCTCCAATTGAACGAACACGTGCCGCTCTATATCAAGGACATGCACGGAAAGGAGTGGGTGATTAATTATACATGGAAAGAGTACACCCACATGCTTTCCAGTGGCTGGATAAAATTCGCGAATGCCAACCGCCTTGTCACAGGTGACAACGTAGTGTTTATGCGCAGCATGGACAGTGGCGAGAGATACATGGGGCTGCGTCGCACCCTCAAGCCGGAGCCAGTGTCAGTTGACGAAGTGATTGAGGCCGTATGGAGGGCGGCGCGTCTCGAGCCGTTCGAGGTGACCTACCTCTCGCGCCAGGACGGCGACGAGTTTGTTGTACCGTGTGGGATTGTACATAATGCTCTACGAGCGAAGTTTACCCCAGGAATGGTGGTAAACTTCGTATGGGCTGTTGAGGAGGACAGGCTGCCGAATGTTGGGCCACAGGGAAAGGTCATTGCCATAGAGAACTATGCAACCTCAATCTGGAGGATGATTCAG GTATCATTATTCAGCCATTATCTTCCCCATGATGAGGACGATGGACAAGTTCCAACGATGAGGCAACGGCTAGAGACGCTGTTTCCTGATAACATCTGA